In Thiospirochaeta perfilievii, a single window of DNA contains:
- a CDS encoding LacI family DNA-binding transcriptional regulator: MATQKDVAKLANVSFITVSRVINNMGNVKPETKKKVEAAIKELNYYPNSIAQGLNRNRVMTIAIEAPLPSSETVEANSYYTRLLSGIEKHCIKLGYDILLSSQRGKISDFDTLSPYYSRKADGIIILGSKPTEEQLKKITKDSIPCVIIGDRDPSYKINYVDTDNFTGMYSATKHLIENGHKKIAFIKGNILTQNVTERLKGYKAAMRKFNYPIKDEWIFEGDYTIASGRRCYKYLSTLEDKPTALVSSTDIMAFGVYEELHATGESVPDKMSIIGFDGHELCKYTKPPLTTIRQPLEDMGEEAAKMLINQIEDSNTTNKHLIFPVDLQYGGSVKNIS; encoded by the coding sequence ATGGCAACTCAAAAAGATGTAGCTAAATTGGCTAATGTATCATTTATAACGGTATCTCGAGTAATTAATAATATGGGAAATGTAAAACCCGAGACTAAGAAAAAAGTTGAAGCAGCTATTAAGGAGTTAAATTACTACCCTAACAGTATAGCCCAGGGTTTAAACCGTAATAGGGTAATGACTATAGCTATTGAGGCCCCACTTCCATCAAGCGAAACAGTTGAAGCCAACTCATACTATACAAGGCTATTATCTGGTATTGAAAAACACTGTATAAAATTAGGTTATGATATTCTATTATCTTCCCAACGGGGTAAAATATCTGATTTTGACACCCTTAGTCCATACTATAGCAGAAAGGCTGATGGAATTATAATATTAGGATCAAAACCAACAGAGGAACAGTTAAAAAAAATAACTAAGGATAGTATCCCCTGTGTGATAATTGGGGATAGAGATCCAAGTTACAAGATAAACTATGTAGATACAGATAACTTTACAGGGATGTACAGTGCAACTAAACATTTAATTGAGAATGGTCATAAAAAAATTGCCTTTATAAAGGGTAATATTTTGACTCAAAATGTCACTGAAAGACTTAAGGGGTATAAGGCTGCAATGAGGAAGTTTAACTACCCAATAAAGGATGAGTGGATATTTGAGGGAGACTATACAATAGCTTCAGGGAGAAGATGTTATAAATATTTGTCTACACTGGAAGATAAACCTACAGCATTAGTTAGCTCTACAGACATAATGGCTTTTGGAGTCTATGAAGAGTTACATGCAACAGGAGAGAGTGTTCCTGATAAGATGTCAATTATTGGTTTCGATGGACACGAGCTATGTAAATATACAAAACCACCATTAACAACAATTAGACAGCCCCTTGAAGATATGGGGGAAGAGGCTGCTAAAATGCTTATAAACCAAATTGAAGATAGTAACACAACTAATAAACACCTTATATTCCCAGTTGATTTACAATATGGCGGAAGTGTAAAAAATATTAGTTAA
- a CDS encoding LacI family DNA-binding transcriptional regulator, giving the protein MATQKDVAKLANVSFITVSRVINNMGNVKKETRLRVEKAIKELNYYPNTIAQGLNSNKIKTLAIQTPLPVESSIEGTSYYRRILIGIEKYCILHGYDLLLSSQRAGKGELDFLKPFYERKADGIAIIASRPNTKQLESISKDNIPCVIVGDRHPSIKLNYIDTENFQGMCNAAEYLISRGHRRIGYIKGNQENQNAVDRFSGFLEAMRVEKIKIDPTLIFDGDYTKESGGEALKYFIKLKEPPTAVISSTDLMAIGFYEECVTMGINIPDDISIIGFDGHEICSYTNPQLATMYQPLEDMGMEAAKLLINQIEKNYNEPQHLIFPVTLHPGLSVKDLTRH; this is encoded by the coding sequence TTGGCCACTCAAAAAGATGTTGCAAAGTTGGCAAACGTATCTTTTATTACAGTTTCTAGAGTAATAAATAACATGGGAAATGTAAAAAAAGAGACGAGGCTACGAGTAGAAAAAGCAATTAAAGAGTTAAATTACTACCCTAATACCATTGCCCAGGGGCTTAATAGTAACAAAATAAAAACTTTAGCCATCCAGACACCACTACCAGTTGAATCTTCAATTGAAGGGACATCTTATTATAGGCGAATATTAATTGGTATAGAAAAATACTGTATTCTCCACGGCTACGACCTTCTTTTATCATCCCAGAGAGCTGGTAAAGGAGAGTTAGACTTTTTAAAGCCTTTTTACGAAAGAAAAGCTGATGGTATAGCAATTATTGCATCTCGACCCAATACAAAACAGTTAGAGAGTATCTCAAAGGATAATATTCCCTGTGTAATTGTTGGGGATAGACATCCAAGTATTAAGCTAAACTACATTGATACCGAAAATTTCCAAGGTATGTGTAACGCAGCTGAATATCTTATATCTAGAGGTCATAGAAGAATTGGATATATAAAAGGAAATCAGGAGAATCAAAATGCAGTTGATAGATTTTCCGGGTTTTTAGAGGCTATGAGAGTTGAGAAGATAAAAATTGATCCCACCCTAATTTTTGATGGTGATTATACTAAAGAATCAGGGGGTGAGGCATTAAAGTACTTTATAAAATTAAAAGAGCCTCCAACAGCTGTTATCTCAAGTACGGATTTAATGGCTATAGGTTTTTATGAAGAGTGCGTAACTATGGGAATAAATATTCCTGATGATATATCAATAATTGGTTTTGATGGTCATGAAATCTGCTCATATACAAATCCCCAACTTGCAACAATGTATCAACCCCTTGAGGATATGGGGATGGAAGCAGCAAAACTTTTAATTAATCAAATTGAAAAGAACTATAATGAACCACAACACCTAATTTTCCCGGTTACACTACATCCAGGTTTATCGGTAAAAGATCTAACTAGACATTAA
- a CDS encoding carbohydrate binding domain-containing protein: MKKYSLFIGFICVTGLFLGCVSDSKSVVIDRSEFDWQLVWSDEFNSKTIDGSKWNFILGGGGYGNNELQYYSDSEDNARIEKGKLVIEAHKEDYEGNSYTSAKLTTQNKGDWTYGRYEIRAKLPEGQGIWPAFWMMPTDYSIYGPWPACGEIDIMEVLGHEPNKTHGTLHYGNPHKYTGDSYTLEKGSFSDSYHIFALEWLPGEIRWYVDGKLFQVQNDWYSTQDSLNGELTFPAPFDRDFYLQLNLAVGGNWPGSPDETTKFPQKMLIDWIRVYQPSKPYPRMKPKKDRPTQAEVPGRDPDKEGNFTLNSGFDDGLDHWEFGNFESGSGSVAVENGEVHVKIKSAGGQKWANQLTQGGMNLKQGIEYNISFKARAAKSRKIMLKIGGLEARGWAAYSKEIDVDLFEEMREYNYNFIMKEKSDPKARYEFNMGLSDIDIWIDDVKLTQIGGELASTTKREKPSRTPLFNGNLIYNGTFDRGDNRQAFWKLDLDSSSDVMINISPDIYQREAKIVTLDTSGTSNGIIFYQDNIDLIGNETYEMKFQSYSLSNRQLAVALLSNSGDIIYGPNFVDLSKDKKEFSVLFNIIEDHNRVRVAFIPSLGDSSANVMLDDVSFIKLKKPVVVSKYSKIEAEDFFSKSDTPQTQDCSEGTLNIGWMTDGDWLKYRLDVEKAGLYKIRYRVASEKSNIPLKAETVLGFDKQDFKGSGDWQSWKTIEGEITLPKGISDLKLSGVDININWIELEIVN, from the coding sequence ATGAAGAAGTATAGTTTATTTATTGGATTTATCTGTGTTACAGGGCTCTTTTTAGGCTGTGTTTCAGATAGTAAAAGTGTTGTTATTGATAGATCAGAGTTTGATTGGCAACTAGTTTGGAGTGATGAGTTTAATTCTAAAACAATTGATGGATCAAAATGGAACTTTATACTAGGTGGTGGTGGTTATGGAAATAATGAGCTGCAATACTACTCTGATAGTGAAGATAATGCCCGAATAGAGAAAGGGAAATTAGTTATCGAGGCTCACAAAGAGGACTATGAAGGTAATAGCTATACTTCGGCTAAATTAACAACTCAAAATAAGGGGGATTGGACATATGGCCGATATGAGATTAGGGCTAAACTTCCAGAAGGACAGGGGATTTGGCCCGCATTTTGGATGATGCCAACAGACTACTCCATATATGGTCCTTGGCCAGCCTGTGGAGAGATCGATATTATGGAGGTTTTAGGCCATGAGCCAAATAAGACCCATGGAACCCTTCATTATGGAAATCCCCACAAATATACAGGAGACTCTTATACATTAGAAAAGGGTTCGTTTAGTGATTCATATCATATTTTTGCTCTAGAGTGGTTACCTGGAGAGATAAGATGGTACGTTGATGGTAAGCTATTTCAGGTCCAAAATGATTGGTATAGTACCCAAGACTCTTTAAATGGGGAGTTAACATTCCCTGCACCCTTTGATCGGGATTTTTATCTACAGTTAAATCTTGCAGTAGGGGGTAACTGGCCTGGAAGTCCTGATGAAACAACCAAGTTTCCACAAAAAATGCTGATTGATTGGATTAGAGTCTATCAACCCTCTAAACCTTACCCTAGAATGAAACCTAAAAAGGATAGACCTACCCAAGCTGAAGTACCAGGAAGAGACCCTGATAAAGAGGGAAATTTTACATTAAATAGTGGTTTTGATGATGGTTTAGATCATTGGGAATTTGGTAATTTTGAGAGTGGTTCTGGCTCTGTAGCAGTAGAAAATGGTGAAGTCCATGTAAAGATTAAATCAGCTGGTGGGCAGAAATGGGCAAATCAGTTAACCCAGGGTGGAATGAATTTAAAACAGGGTATTGAGTATAACATCTCATTTAAAGCTAGAGCTGCAAAATCCAGAAAAATAATGTTAAAAATTGGTGGTTTAGAAGCTAGAGGTTGGGCTGCCTATTCAAAAGAGATAGATGTTGATCTCTTTGAAGAGATGAGAGAGTACAATTATAACTTTATAATGAAGGAGAAGAGCGACCCTAAGGCTAGATATGAGTTTAATATGGGGTTAAGTGATATTGATATATGGATTGACGATGTTAAACTTACCCAAATTGGTGGTGAGTTGGCTTCAACTACAAAGAGAGAAAAACCATCAAGAACACCATTATTTAATGGGAACTTAATATATAATGGAACTTTTGATAGAGGAGATAACAGGCAGGCTTTCTGGAAGCTAGATCTAGATAGCAGTAGTGATGTTATGATAAACATAAGCCCTGATATTTATCAAAGAGAGGCAAAGATAGTAACTCTTGACACTAGTGGGACATCAAATGGAATCATTTTTTATCAAGATAATATAGACCTTATAGGAAACGAGACCTATGAGATGAAATTCCAATCCTATAGTTTAAGTAATAGACAATTAGCTGTAGCACTACTATCTAATAGTGGAGATATAATTTATGGCCCTAATTTTGTTGACCTATCAAAGGATAAAAAAGAGTTTTCTGTACTGTTTAATATAATAGAAGATCATAATAGGGTTAGAGTCGCCTTTATTCCATCCCTTGGAGATTCATCTGCAAATGTTATGTTAGATGATGTCTCTTTTATTAAACTTAAAAAACCAGTTGTTGTTTCTAAATATAGTAAAATAGAAGCTGAAGACTTTTTTAGTAAAAGTGATACCCCTCAAACCCAAGATTGTTCTGAAGGAACTCTTAATATTGGATGGATGACAGATGGGGATTGGTTAAAATATCGCTTAGATGTTGAGAAAGCTGGACTATATAAAATTAGATATAGAGTAGCTTCAGAGAAGTCTAATATACCTTTAAAAGCAGAAACAGTTTTAGGTTTTGATAAACAGGATTTTAAAGGGTCAGGGGATTGGCAGAGTTGGAAGACCATAGAGGGAGAGATAACTCTTCCTAAGGGGATATCTGATTTAAAACTCTCTGGTGTAGATATTAATATTAATTGGATAGAGTTAGAAATAGTTAACTAA